The DNA sequence ATCCCGAGCCGGTCGACCGGATCCTCGACTCCGTCTTCTTGTGGGTGGCCCCGGCGGTCGCGCTCGCGAACATGATCGTCAACGGCACCTTCGACCGGCATCCCGACCTGCGCATCGGCGTGATCGAGCTGACGGCGCACTGGGTTCCGCAGTTCGTGCTCATGCTCGAGGGCGCGTACGGCTTCTACGTAGCCCGGCACGGCGAGCCGCCGACGAAGCTCGCCCTCAAGCCCGGCGAGTACATGAAGCGCAACGTTCGCGTCGCCGCACTCGCCTACGAGCAGCCGGCGAACCTGATCTCCCTCATCGGAGAGGACATGTTCATGTTCGGCAGCGATTGGCCGCACGCCGAGGGGATCGCCGAGCCGCTCCGCCAGTACCAGGCGGCGACCGGCGATCTTGCCGGCGTCGCACGGGACAAGCTGTTCGGAGGCAACGCCGCCTGGCTGCTGCGCCGATAGCCCGTTGCGCGGCGCCTCGGAAGTTGCCGGACGCCAGCGCATCCCGCAGGGTTGGGAGCCGCGCGCGTCGAAGTGGATACCGTGCGCATACCCGCCCGTCTGATCCTCTCTTTTGCCTTCCTGGCGCTGCTGGCTGTGGTGATGCCGGTCCGCGGCGCGGCTCCAGCACTGCGAGTGGTTCCTCGTCCGGCCGTGCCGAAGCCGGGCCCGGCGGTCCTGCACGCGCCTCTGGCCTCCGCTCCGATGCTGGAGGATTCCGGCGGTTGGCCCGCCGCGCCGCTGATGGTGTCGGGGGCAGACGCCTACGCGGGCGGCGAGTACCTCTACCAAGACTTCATCTACGACTCCTTCGGAGCCAACACCACCAACGCGCCGCTTCCTCCCGATCCGGTTCCGGCGGCCTCCGACTCCACCTTCAGCGGGATCACCGGCGACATGGTCTACCCGACCGACGCGAAGACGTACGCCTACGACGCGGCCGACCTGCTGGAGTTCCGAGCGCGGACTTTCGGCGACACGCTCGACTACCGGATCACGCTGAACACGATGCTCGCTCCCGACGTCGCCGGCATCGCGATCGGGATCGACACGGACCGCGACGCGTCGACGGGGATGGACGACTGGGGCTCGGGGATCGGCTCCCTCGGCGCGCTCGGGCTCGAGCACGTCGTCGTTTCGTGGGGTTCCGGCGCGACGCTCGACGGGAAGGCGATCCCCTCCCGCGCCGACGTGCTCCGCAATCAGATCGAGATCCGGGCGCCGCTGAAGCCGGGCGCGCAGACGTGGCGCCACTATCTGGTCGTCGGCCTCTTCGACGCGGGAGCGAAGTCGTTCAAGCCGATCCAAGACGAGCCGACCGGGACGCTGCCCGGCGGAGCCCACGGCACCGACGCGCCGCCGGTGTTCAACGTGGGATTCCGTTTCCACGAGCCCATCGGGGGGATCACGCTCGAACGCGGTTCGCGCGGCGCCGGGATCGGGAGCCATCGCGACCACGCGCAGGCGCTGGCGCTGGCGGCGCGCGACATCTCGGGCCTCCATGCCGACATCTCGTTCGCGAAGCTTCGCGCGCACGTCTCCGAGTCCCACGTGCCGACGTACGGTCACCTCAACCGGCTGTACGTCTCACACCTCGATCTCGGCGAAGGCGCTCAACCGACCCGACCGATGTTCCTGGGTCGCATCCAGCCGTATTCCGTCTACGTGCCGATCAGTTACCGCAAGGGTCATCCGGCGCCGCTGCATCTTTGGCTGCACTCACTTGCCGCCGGCTACAACCAGTACGCAGCGTTCGCTCCGAACAGCTTGGCGCAGCTCGGCGAGGGACGCGGCTCGTTCCTGCTCACGCCCGCGGGCCGCGGTCCCGACGGCTGGTACCACGACGAAGCCGAGGTCGACGTGTTCGAGGCGTGGGCCGACCTCGCATCGCGCTACGACATCGATCCGTCGCACGTCACGATCGGTGGCTATTCGATGGGCGGCTACGGAACCTACAAGCTCGGCGCGCAGTATCCCGACCTGTTCGCGAAGGCGTTCGCCGTCGTCGGGCCGGCGGACGAGGACATCCTCGGCGGGCCGACCGGCGGGATGGTTTCGAGCGTCAACCACAACTTCGACATCGCCACCAACCTCCGCAACGTGCCGCTGCTCATGTGGAACGGGATGATCGACGAGCTGGTTCCCGTGCTCGGCACGCTGCAGT is a window from the Actinomycetota bacterium genome containing:
- a CDS encoding prolyl oligopeptidase family serine peptidase: MRIPARLILSFAFLALLAVVMPVRGAAPALRVVPRPAVPKPGPAVLHAPLASAPMLEDSGGWPAAPLMVSGADAYAGGEYLYQDFIYDSFGANTTNAPLPPDPVPAASDSTFSGITGDMVYPTDAKTYAYDAADLLEFRARTFGDTLDYRITLNTMLAPDVAGIAIGIDTDRDASTGMDDWGSGIGSLGALGLEHVVVSWGSGATLDGKAIPSRADVLRNQIEIRAPLKPGAQTWRHYLVVGLFDAGAKSFKPIQDEPTGTLPGGAHGTDAPPVFNVGFRFHEPIGGITLERGSRGAGIGSHRDHAQALALAARDISGLHADISFAKLRAHVSESHVPTYGHLNRLYVSHLDLGEGAQPTRPMFLGRIQPYSVYVPISYRKGHPAPLHLWLHSLAAGYNQYAAFAPNSLAQLGEGRGSFLLTPAGRGPDGWYHDEAEVDVFEAWADLASRYDIDPSHVTIGGYSMGGYGTYKLGAQYPDLFAKAFAVVGPADEDILGGPTGGMVSSVNHNFDIATNLRNVPLLMWNGMIDELVPVLGTLQFENRLHELGLRHELDLFTTHDHFLFSILDEWGPGRDFLGAAKLDPAPSHITLRVVPGQDVPKLGLVHDHAYWLSGVRVAQGAESALVDARSLVHGEALPATSEIAGVGVDPAPHIKRGLTWTQGTETPRNALEVSLEGVSAVTIWSERAGIDTTKPFELTIESPAQAVVTLAGSFGARALTAPAGSTKMTIKIEPVVASGSQRPGVAPPAPAGSLPATGVPARTAAALALLAFAGITALVRRSKIRAS